The following proteins are co-located in the Schistocerca nitens isolate TAMUIC-IGC-003100 chromosome 2, iqSchNite1.1, whole genome shotgun sequence genome:
- the LOC126235138 gene encoding uncharacterized protein LOC126235138 has protein sequence MLPNGKELICDIAGDMIHPYVSQQLQQMSDDWVSKLPLVLLGRRSHIIPQVNTSPVEMAYGLAVSLPGAFLNEQKLVTDTPTFIFKLKEQMRSLRPVPTEHHDHKIFIHQQLMTSEFIFIQHDAVRTPLQPTYDGPYLVLSCNDKHFKVEMPTGKQTISIDRLKPAFLLTGYSTWKTQQETPFWIFHHISFQRLSTFRRQ, from the exons ATGTTGCCAAATGGTAAAGAACTTATTTGTGACATAGCTGGAGATATGATTCACCCATATGTATCTCAACAACTACAACAA ATGTCTGATGACTGGGTTTCGAAGCTTCCTCTGGTCCTGTTAGGGCGTCGCTCCCACATAATCCCCCAAGTCAATACCTCACCAGTGGAAATGGCTTATGGTTTAGCAGTTAGCTTACCAGGAGCATTTCTGAATGAACAGAAATTAGTAACTGACACACCAACCTTCATCTTCAAATTGAAGGAACAAATGAGGAGTCTAAGACCAGTTCCAACAGAACATCATGACCACAAGATCTTTATTCACCAACAACTGATGACAAGCGAGTTCATCTTCATTCAACATGATGCTGTCCGAACACCACTTCAGCCAACATATGATGGGCCATATCTAGTCTTGTCTTGCAATGACAAGCACTTCAAGGTGGAAATGCCAACAGGAAAACAAACCATTAGCATTGACCGATTGAAACCGGCCTTCCTTCTGACAGGCTATTCAACATGGAAGACACAGCAGGAAACACCATTTTGGATATTCCATCACATTTCATTTCAAAGACTGTCAACCTTCAGAAGACAATAG